A genomic window from Gossypium hirsutum isolate 1008001.06 chromosome D10, Gossypium_hirsutum_v2.1, whole genome shotgun sequence includes:
- the LOC107914679 gene encoding importin beta-like SAD2 → MDLPSLTLVLQAALSSNPAERKAAEQSLNQFQYMPQHLVRLLQIIVDNNRDIAVRQFASIHFKNFIAKNWAPHDPNEQQKISPSDKDVVRDNILVYVAEVPPLLRVQLGECLKTIINADYPEHWLRLLDWVKHNLQDQLVYGALFVLRILARKYEFKSEEERTPVQHIVEETFPHLLNIFNKLVQIDKPSVEVADLIKLICKIFWSSIYLEIPKQLLDPNVFNAWMMLFLNVLERPVPQEGQPLDPELRKSWGWWKVKKWTVHILNRLFTRFGDLKLRNPENRAFAQMFQKNYAGKVLECHLNLLGVVRVGGYLPDRVTNLVLQYLSSSISKNSMYTLLQPQLDVLLFEIVFPLMCFNDNDQKLWEEDPHEYVRKGYDIIEDLYSPRTASMDFVSELVRKRGKENLQKFIQFIVEIFKRYDSAPVEYKPYRQKDGALLAVGALCDKLKQTEPYKSELEHMLMQHVFPEFRSPVGHLRAKAAWVAGQYAHINFSDQNNFRQALHSIVSGLRDAELPVRVDSVFALRSFVEACRDLNEIRPILPQLLDEIFKLMNEVENEDLVFTLETIVDKFGEEMAPYALGLCQNLAAAFWRCMNTAEADDEADDPGALAAVGCLRAISTILESVSRLPHLFVQVEPTLLPIMRRMLTTDGQEVFEEVLEIVSYMTFFSPTISLDMWSLWPLMIEALADWAIDFFPNILVPLDNYISRGTAHFLNCKEPDYQQSLWNMISSIMTDKNLEDNDIEPAPKLIEVLFQNCGGQVDHWVEPYLRITLDRLRRTEKSRLKCLLVQVIANAVYYNAVLTLSILNKFCVTLEVFNLWFQLLQQVRRSGRRVNFKREHDKKVCCLGLTSLLALPGEQLDGEALGRVFRATLDLLVAYKDQVAEAAKEEEAEDDDGMDGFESDDDDDDDADGSDKEMGVDAEEGDEADSIRLQKLAAQAKAFHENDDDDDDDYSDDDFSDDEELQSPIDEVDPFVFFVDTVKVLQVSDPMRFQNLTQTLDFHYQALANGVAQHAEQRRAEIGKEKMEKASAATVAS, encoded by the exons atggaTCTTCCCAGTCTTACTCTTGTTCTTCAAGCTGCTCTTAGTTCCAATCCTGCTGAACGCAAAGCTGCTGAACAAAGTCTTAATCAG TTCCAGTATATGCCTCAGCATCTGGTGAGACTATTGCAGATCATCGTTGATAATAATCGCGATATCGCGGTTCGTCAATTTGCTTCTATTCATTTTAAGAACTTCATTGCTAAGAATTGGGCTCCTCATGATCCaa ATGAGCAACAAAAAATTTCTCCAAGTGATAAGGATGTGGTTCGCGATAATATTCTTGTGTATGTGGCTGAAGTTCCTCCTTTGTTGAG GGTGCAATTGGGTGAGTGTCTCAAGACCATTATCAACGCTGACTATCCGGAGCATTGGCTGCGTCTTCTCGACTGGGTAAAGCATAACCTACAAGATCAGCTGGTTTATGGGGCTTTGTTTGTGTTGCGGATTCTTGCTAGGAAATATGA GTTCAAGTCGGAGGAGGAGAGAACTCCTGTTCAACACATTGTTGAAGAGACATTTCCTCATCTTCTCAATATATTTAATAAACTTGTGCAGATTGACAAACCATCAGTGGAAGTAGCAGATCTGATCAAGCTTATTTGCAAAATTTTCTGGTCATCAATCTAT TTGGAGATTCCAAAGCAGTTACTTGATCCAAATGTGTTCAATGCTTGGATGATGCTTTTCTTAAATGTTCTGGAGAGGCCTGTACCTCAGGAAGGCCAGCCTTTAGATCCTGAGCTCAGGAAATCATGGGGGTGGTGGAAGGTGAAGAAATGGACCGTACATATTTTAAATAGGTTATTCACTCg GTTTGGAGATTTGAAGCTTAGGAATCCAGAAAACAGGGCTTTTGCTCAAATGTTTCAGAAGAATTATGCAGGAAAAGTTTTGGAATGCCACTTAAATTTATTGGGAGTTGTTCGTGTTGGAGGCTATCTTCCTGACAGAGTTACCAACCTTGTTCTTCAATATCTAAGCAGCAG CATCTCGAAGAATAGCATGTATACTTTGTTGCAGCCACAGCTTGATGTCCTCCTTTTCGAAATAGTTTTCCCTCTCATGTGCTTCAATGACAACGATCAAAAGCTTTGGGAAGAAGATCCACATGAGTATGTAAGGAAGGGCTACG ATATAATTGAAGATTTATATAGTCCAAGGACCGCTTCCATGGATTTTGTCAGTGAGTTAGTAAGAAAACGTGGAAAAGAGAATCTTCAAAAGTTTATTCAATTCATTGTGGAAATTTTCAAGAG ATATGATTCAGCACCAGTAGAATATAAACCCTATCGACAGAAAGATGGTGCCCTCCTTGCTGTTGGAGCACTTTGTGATAAACTGAAACAAACTGAGCCCTACAAATCTGAGTTGGAGCATATGTTGATGCAACATGTTTTTCCAGAGTTCCGAAGTCCTGTTGGTCATCTTAGAGCGAag GCTGCATGGGTAGCAGGACAGTATGCCCATATAAATTTCTCTGACCAGAATAATTTCCGCCAAGCACTGCATAGTATTGTTTCCGGGTTGCGTGATGCAGAGCTTCCTGTTCGTGTTGATTCAGTTTTTGCATTAAGATCGTTTGTAGAAGCTTGCAGAG ATTTAAATGAGATTCGTCCTATTCTTCCTCAATTACTTGATG AGATCTTTAAACTTATGAACGAAGTTGAGAATGAGGACCTTGTTTTTACTCTGGAGACTATTGTTGACAAGTTTGGAGAGGAGATGGCGCCTTATGCTCTTGGTTTATGTCAGAATTTG GCAGCTGCGTTCTGGAGGTGTATGAACACTGCAGAAGCTGATGATGAAGCCGATGATCCTGGTGCTCTGGCTGCAGTTGGTTGTTTGCGTGCCATAAGCACGATACTTGAATCAGTTAGTAGGCTTCCACACCTTTTTGTTCAGGTGGAGCCAACTTTGCTTCCAATCATGCGAAGAATGTTGACAACTGATGGACAAG AGGTTTTTGAAGAAGTCTTGGAGATTGTTTCATACATGACCTTCTTTTCTCCAACTATTTCATTGGATATGTGGAGCCTTTGGCCTTTGATGATCGAAGCATTAGCTGATTGGGCTATAGACTTCTTTCCAA ATATTTTGGTTCCTTTGGACAACTATATATCCAGGGGAACTGCTCATTTTCTTAATTGCAAGGAACCAGACTACCAGCAAAGTCTTTGGAATATGATTTCTTCT ATCATGACAGATAAAAATTTAGAGGACAACGACATTGAGCCAGCTCCAAAGCTGATAGAAGTATTGTTTCAAAACTGTGGAGGGCAAGTAGATCATTGGGTTGAACCATACCTGAGAATCACACTTGATCGATTGCGTCGAACAGAGAAATCAAGGTTGAAATGTCTTCTTGTACAAGTG ATTGCCAATGCAGTATATTATAATGCGGTTTTGACACTCAGCATATTGAACAAGTTTTGTGTTACATTGGAAGTGTTCAACCTTTGGTTTCAGTTGTTGCAGCAAGTTAGGAGGAGTGGTCGACGGGTTAATTTTAAGCG GGAACATGATAAGAAAGTTTGCTGCCTGGGCCTTACTTCACTGCTTGCACTTCCTGGTGAACAGTTAGATGGGGAGGCTCTTGGACGTGTGTTCAGGGCCACCCTTGATCTCCTTGTTGCATACAAGGATCAAGTTGCAg AAGCTGCAAAGGAGGAAGAGGCTGAAGATGATGATGGTATGGATGGTTTTGAGTCTGATGATGACGACGACGACGATGCTGATGGTTCTGACAAGGAAATGGGAGTTGATGCAGAGGAGGGCGATGAAGCGGATAGCATCAGGCTTCAAAAATTAGCTGCACAG GCTAAGGCTTtccatgaaaatgatgatgatgacgatgatgaCTACTCCGATGATGATTTTAGTGATGATGAGGAGTTACAGTCTCCAATTGATGAAGTGGacccttttgttttctttgtgGATACAGTCAAAG TTTTGCAAGTATCGGATCCTATGAGGTTCCAGAACCTTACACAGACACTGGATTTTCATTATCAAGCTCTTGCGAACGGTGTTGCTCAGCATGCTGAACAGAGGAGAGCAGAGAttggaaaggagaaaatggaGAAGGCATCTGCTGCCACTGTTGCATCATGA